A window from Primulina huaijiensis isolate GDHJ02 chromosome 13, ASM1229523v2, whole genome shotgun sequence encodes these proteins:
- the LOC140991447 gene encoding NDR1/HIN1-like protein 1 translates to MSDKVCSHHKNKRRNSLFRCCACLLVSSFLILLIVLLTWAILKPKKPRFTLQDATIFTLNVSAPNVISTSVQVTVNSHNPNSRIGIYYDKMYVYATYSNQQITFFTVIPPVYQGHKDVNVWSPFVYGSNVPFAPYNGIALSQVQSNGAPIEMTIKIDGRLKWKVGSFTTGRYHIHVACPVSIPLGNSKSTGIIVGNGVKYQISQRCSVSV, encoded by the coding sequence ATGTCGGACAAGGTCTGCAGCCACCACAAAAACAAGCGGCGCAATTCCCTGTTCCGGTGCTGCGCCTGCCTCCTCGTCTCCAGCTTCCTCATCTTGCTCATAGTCCTACTCACCTGGGCCATTCTCAAGCCCAAGAAACCCCGATTCACCCTCCAAGACGCTACCATCTTCACACTCAACGTCTCCGCCCCCAACGTCATCTCCACCTCCGTGCAAGTCACCGTCAACTCCCACAACCCCAACTCCAGGATAGGCATCTACTACGACAAGATGTACGTCTACGCCACCTACAGCAATCAGCAGATCACCTTCTTCACCGTGATCCCGCCGGTCTACCAAGGCCACAAGGACGTCAACGTCTGGTCGCCGTTTGTGTACGGGAGCAATGTCCCCTTTGCTCCATACAACGGAATCGCACTCTCCCAGGTACAGAGCAACGGCGCCCCCATCGAGATGACGATCAAAATCGACGGCCGCTTGAAATGGAAAGTCGGGTCCTTTACAACGGGCCGGTATCATATCCACGTGGCCTGCCCCGTGAGTATTCCGCTTGGAAATAGCAAAAGCACGGGAATCATCGTCGGCAATGGAGTTAAATATCAGATTTCACAGCGCTGTAGCGTTAGTGTTTGA
- the LOC140991446 gene encoding LOW QUALITY PROTEIN: sialyltransferase-like protein 2 (The sequence of the model RefSeq protein was modified relative to this genomic sequence to represent the inferred CDS: substituted 2 bases at 2 genomic stop codons): protein MRLLRLVFLVALASGLAAIFISLVGFPDPEVPFHLSREDLEALGSLRGYFKKCVNANGLGLQASSGKDLCEISMKFPSDTIPKWKDPKTGELEGLSFDFDLCEAVATWEQVRNSTTVLTREFIDALPNGWEEYAWQRINKGVLLNRCENKTLCMEKLALVLPDGPPYVPRQFGRCAVIGNSGDLLKTKFGKEIDSYDAVLRENGAPIQNFSENVGTKSTFRLLNRGSAKALDKVVXTXFTGLEHYSHVEVDNFKFIDKGKEVLIVKTTIHDIMNTMIQEIPIFNPVYLMLGSSFGSAAKGAGLKALEFALSVCDTVDMYGFTVDPVYKEWTRYFSESRQGHTPLHGRAYYQMMECLGLIKIHSPMRADPNRVVKWIPSRSLISAARIASDKLSRRVGAASSNPLAACSITAKKLKGKSSFALVSSLRKAAVEHKKYVRDTTMYPLEHNPGHALLCTSP from the exons ATGAGGTTGTTACGACTTGTTTTTCTTGTTGCTTTGGCATCTGGTCTCGCAGCCATTTTCATCAGCCTTGTTGGTTTTCCCGATCCAG AGGTGCCGTTTCATCTTTCTAGAGAAGATCTGGAAGCATTGGGATCATTGCGGGGTTATTTCAAAAAGTGTGTG AATGCCAATGGATTAGGTTTACAAGCGTCAAGCGGCAAAGACCTTTGTGAGATTTCTATGAAGTTTCCCAGTGATACAATTCCCAAATGG AAAGATCCCAAAACCGGTGAACTTGAAGGACTGTCATTTGATTTTGATCTATGTGAAGCAGTAGCTACATGGGAACAG GTGAGGAACAGTACCACGGTACTGACTCGAGAATTCATTGATGCTTTGCCAAATGGATGGGAGGAATACGCCTGGCAAAGGATCAACAAGGGTGTACTTCT GAACCGATGTGAGAATAAAACTCTGTGCATGGAGAAACTTGCTCTAGTGCTCCCAGATGGACCACCTTATGTGCCAAGGCAATTTGGTCGATGTGCTGTTATCGGTAACTCTGGTGATCTTTTGAAAACTAAATTTGGCAAAGAAATAGATAGTTATGACGCGGTTTTGAGAGAAAATGGAGCACCTATTCAG AACTTTTCAGAAAACGTGGGTACAAAAAGTACGTTCCGCCTTCTCAATAGGGGCTCTGCAAAAGCTCTTGATAAAGTTGTATGAACATGATTCACTGGTCTTGAACATTATTCTCATGTGGAAGTTgacaatttcaaatttatagatAAAGGAAAGGAGGTCTTGATTGTTAAAACAACAATTCATGATATTATGAACACGATGATCCAG GAAATTCCAATATTCAATCCTGTATATCTCATGCTGGGATCGTCATTTGGATCAGCTGCAAAAGGTGCTGGACTGAAGGCTCTTGAATTCGCTCTTTCCGTATGTGACACTGTTGATATGTATGGTTTCACCGTCGATCCTGTTTACAAAGAATG GACCAGATATTTCTCAGAGTCTAGACAAGGCCATACTCCTCTGCATGGTAGAGCCTACTATCAAATGATGGAATGCCTCGGA CTTATCAAAATCCATTCTCCAATGCGGGCAGATCCCAATCGTGTTGTGAAGTGGATACCAAGCCGCAGTTTAATTTCTGCTGCTCGGATTGCATCTGATAAATTGTCGAG GAGGGTTGGAGCGGCTTCTTCAAATCCATTAGCTGCATGTTCCATCACCGCCAAGAAACTCAAAGGAAAATCTTCATTTGCATTGGTGTCAAGCTTGAGAAAAGCTGCAGttgaacataaaaaatatgtaaGAGACACCACTATGTATCCTCTGGAACACAATCCAGGACATGCTCTTCTGTGTACATCCCCATAG